The nucleotide sequence GTTTATGCTCTCAGCAATATCAATCCGCCTACCGACATGGGGATTAGACTAAGTTTAGTAAACATTTAGTAAGCGTCATTATATTAATGTGAATACAATTCTGGCAGCCAATCCTTGGCTGCTATTTTCATCAGTTCGGGACGATTGTCTATCCTGGTATGGGATGTGTTTTGTGTATTGTTCAGGCGGCTTATGTGTCTTTTGTAAAATTGACGTTTGTATTTGTTTCGTGGTTCACAGAACATTCATGGACTAATAGTTagtatataaatatgtttagGTTAAATAATTCTCGGAGCTAGCTGTTCCTGCTAAAGACACATTGTATACATCCGTGTGATTCAgtttataaatacataaaaatacAGAGAGAACAGGGATTGTGGTTGGTAAcgtaaaatataaaatatcgGTAGCCTGAGCAGCACAAAAATAGGTTCGGTGTCCGGGGCGGGATCCTCTTGTTCGTTCAGCTCGTTGTTGGTGGTCGTCGGTCAGTTTTTCTTAGACTGCCGCAGTTCCTACTGCTCACGCTTGGCGTGGCAAGCTCTCACCGTGGGCAGACGTGAGTGTTGGATGTTGGAAATGGTGCATACTTGCTGGCAACTAATCTTCTATATGGCGCGCATATAAAATTGTCCAGAACGTGTTACGGGAGCTTGCCAATCGGCCAACCAGTTCAGCATGTTTGTACCCCAGCTTTATGGCACCGAACTGCGATTCTTCCATATTTTGTACACTTAAAATTCTAAAACTACAAAATGTTACATGGAAACACTAAACTAAAATACAATTTGACCATGGCAGAGGCTCAAAACACTTAAAACTTATAAAACAAATTCACGTTCGATTTAGAGTTATTCTCTGGCTGCTGCTGATTCTCGTTTTGCTGCTTGGCGTTGTAGGCCTGGCAGAGCTGATCAATGTCCTCCTTGCTCAACTCAACTGAATCGATCATGGCTACCTTCTTGTACCTGTTATAAAAGTTAGAAAATGCAATAGTTAGAAACTGCATCATTATATTGTACAAGTTTATCCGACTCACGTGTCTCTATTGTACTTTTCCCGCATGGCCTGCGTGTTGAGCTCCTTTGCCGTTTTGTGGGTGTGGCACAGCTGCAAGATCACGGTTTTCAGGTCCTCCAGCTTGTAGGTGGTGATCTCCTCCAGCTGCGGCGTCCACATCTCCATGCCCAGAATATGACGGGCCAAAGCGAGCGAAGCGGACGACATCACTGAGGGCAAATATTGCAAGTACGTTTCTCCCTCCATCAGCGACAGCTCAGATATGTACTATATCAGGAATGGGAATATAGTAGGGAAACTTAGTTTTTTCCAAGGACAGGACATACCAGCGTCAGAAACTTTAGCCTCTCTGGCATGTCGCACAGCACCGCATACGTGTTGATAAAGACATAAGCAGTCGGGGTGCACAAATCGAAGGAGAGGATCTTTAGGATGACCTGCTCCATGCGCAGCACCTGAGCCTTGGTGTAGCTGTCGTCGGTGAGAAAGACGAACTCACCCACCTCTGGGGGATAGATCTCCTCGTAtttactgaaaatttaaataacaaattaatataatattCAGTATTTAACCATGTTTTATGGTCTAGACCCTAAGGACTACTCACGCGGCAATGTACATGGCTGCTGTGCCCACCAGCTGCAACTTGGAGCGCACCACCGCCATCAAGCTCAAGAAGCGATCCAGGTAGAATACAGAGAGGTAAAGCGTCTCCGTGTCCAGCTTGTACTCCTCGGAAACCTCCACCAGCCAGTCAATCAGGATGGAACGCATATTGTGACTGATGTCCTTCTGCCTGCGCATATATAGTGGTTTAGGGCAATGTTTCTTCTGAAAGATTGAAATAAAAGAAGATGGTACCGATAAGTAGGGTCAACAAATTAGCAACAAACTTATAATATTGTATTACTACGGCAAACTTAGTTAGGATATGGATACTGAAATGTTCGGAAAGCGTAACAAGATTCTAATCAACAATATAATTCCCACAAATTTGGGTAATGCTCGATGGCTCTCGCAAACAGCGTGTTTACTTTCATAAATTTGTTTAGTTTACGGCAAAAAAACCTATGTTCTAAGATTTTTCGGAAGTGAAAGAACTAGTTAATACCTCTttaattaaagataataataAGTTTAGTTTTAGGAATAAGTAATTTGTACACTTTAAAGCTTTTGAGGTCTTAAGACCAAAATACATTTTggtttaaactttaaagggtATCATATAAGTCCAATCTTAAACTCAAGTAAGTTTCATGGGAGAAGTGACCAGCGTAAAAGCGAGGGAATCGAGTTTaccaatttttatttgtttattggTTATTTCGTGGTACGTGAGTCGCATTCAAATTACCAGTTCAAACGTGAAAATCTTTGCCAAAACGCCTATGTGggatatgtacatatattagGTGTTTATTTAATGGTGGCTTTAACGATTATTGGACATCCACGGCATGGATGATTGGAGAAAAGGGTATTACCATTTTGCTCTAAATTGGCATGGGAATTCGTAATTTTTTAAGGCAAAATGTTGTTCttttaataataacaattGAAAGATATTAACCATATCAAAAACCATCCCAATTAATACATATTTCATTGACAAAAAATCTGTATTCAGTTCAGAAAATCAGACTGTACAAGAGTATTTAATAGAgacaaacaacaaacaaagcACCCGGCAACCGGGCAAACAAACTCAACCGAAACTCACataaaatattcatttttttccAGGAAGAGCCAGAAATTGTTTAGATCCCACAAATCACACACGTCTGTAGGCATTAGCACTGCATAGCTGTGTATTTCATATAATACTGACCAAGATGACGCTCAAAATCGGAATATGCACAAAGCAGGATCTCGACGAGGCGATGAAGCTGCAGAAGCGGGAGCAGTATGAGGATGAGCGCAAGCGGCGCATCTTCAATGCCAAGCAGCGTCTCTACGGGGTAAGTAATCTTCACCAGACGCGGTGAAACCAATCTTTCACAGAGATATTCCAGCTCGATATCGAAATGCTGGATCGCCAGATCCTCGAGAAAAACAAGCAGCGAACGGCGCAGTTGGAGTGTGACAAGAAGTtcgaggagcaggagcagctgcAGAAGCGCCTGATCTCCGCCCAGGAAAAGGAGCTGGAGAAGCAGCAGCGCGTGGTGGACTCTGATCTCAACTACTATCGCTGCCGCTATCAGCGCAAGGAGCAGCGTCGCGAATTCGACCTAAATGACCCGAATTTCCTGAAAAAGGCACGTCCCACTAGAGTCGCCGACGATGACATCACGCTGGGCGTGTCCAGTGCCCAGATCTTCCACGGCGAAGATCTCTACAACTCTGACCGGAAGTTGCGGCAGCGGGAGCAGCAACGCGCCTGGCTGGATCAGCAGGTGCAGGAACGAAAGAGGGCAGAGGATGCTCGCAAGCAGGCCGATAATCTGCTGATGGACAATGTCGGCTGTCGGGACAAGCATCTCCAGGAGATGGCCAAGTCGGATCACCAGATGCGCAACCAGGTGATCCAGCGAGTGCGTCAGTTCAACATGAATATGGCTAAGCAAAAGCAACTGGAACGCGAACGGGAGAAGCGTGAAAAGTACGAGGACGACATGGCCGAGATCTACAACATGCTCTCCAGCGACATGCTCACTGAGAACCCGGATGTAGCCCAATCGCGCACCGATCCGAACAAGAAGATTGCCTTCATGTACCGCGGCATGACGCCGGAGGAGCTTCGCGTGTTCCGCCTGGGACAGGAGCAACAGCTCCGCTTGGCCACGCAGCGCAAGACGGAGGCCCAGATGATGGACAAGCAGTGGGAGCAGTATGCCATCAATATGGACCGCACCCTGGTGCTCCATCAGATCGAGGATGATCGCAGACGCAAGGCGGAATTCGATGAGCTCATGCGAGCCAACTCTAAGTTGGCCGTGGAGCAGGATCAGCAGCGCAAGGAAGCCCTTGTGGCCCTGAGCAATGCCGTGTCCGATGATTTCTACGATCAGTTCAACAAGAACTCACGTTAGTTGGTTCAAGAAGAAGTTCCCAACGAAAATCTTTCGAGAATGGTGAACTGGACGCGATTGGGAAGTTGCCTCACCATCTGGCCAGTGGAGCAGTTTCGCACACGTGTCCAGGACACATACAATTTCAGTGCTTTCTTGGGAATTTTAATTACAGAGAAATTATTATGTTCAAGTTCAAtacaatgaaataaaaattaacaaaacgTAAGTCTAATACGTCACTCCATTCAAATAAATAGAAATCTTGTGGCTAACAGAAATATGATTTTGTTTCTCtcttttcatttatattttattacatttgttttttttaacttataatttttaaaaaatttttttgtattgttttttgaaatttatttattttagttttaaatttctcttattaaatatgtaattgttttttttatatttaatttgtatttttttttttgcgcaATCTACAAaactatatttaaattaaaaaaaaacacgacTTGAAAATAAACGACTTGCCCAACAAAGATGACCTAGACCTAAAACCGAGCTGCTTTCAGAAATTAGTATTACTAAAGCGTTTTCACGGCagtatatttacaaaaagCAATATAATCTGTGGACAAACATATCATAATGAAACAAATATTCCCAACTTTAGCGGAAAAAAATTCGAGCAAAACGTGTCAACATCAATTATGAGTATTTTCGCCTTTCGGTGGCAGGAAAAACGAAGCACAAGAAAACATCAGCAATTAGCTGCAAGTCGAATTCCATTAGTTCCGAATGTTCAACGTCTTTCGGAGTAATAGTGCGGAATGCAAAGAGTCGCGGAGAAAAGGTAGAAGGATGGGACGCATGCTAGAGTTTCCCGCCCGATAAACATGTGCCGAGGAGCGGGGAAAAAGGAGGGAACCCAGGGACCCAGAAACAGGCAGCGTTGCGTGAAGGGAATGCCACTTTAGGGTGCGGCAGGGTCCATCTTCCTGTTCCCCTAACCACTCTCCTGAGGAATAGAGAAACTACGTCTGCCTGCATCTGCACACAAACAACAAATATGAAATGCACATGGCCAACGCATAGACAGGGGGtaagaaaaaaacaaacgaaaaaacCAAGGTACTCGAGGGGAGAATCCCTACCAGGCGACATTTTCGTCTTATCTTGATTTTTCCTATCATGACAATACATGTCTGAAATAtgcttaaaaataattataagaACCGTCTGTATACCAGCTAAGTACAATTTTTAGTGTTACATAATTACtaattaaattgattttagAACAACATTATATATGGCCTACAAAATATGAAAAcattaacattttattttatatcaaACAACATTTGATTTTTATACTATTGATTAATCACATTACTATGACAACATCACTTGCTTTAAAATGGCCGCTTTCAACTCAATATATTCAAATGTATGTTCCTGTGACCATACAGTTGCTCAAAAGGTCCACAAAATTTAcacaaatttataaaatgttgGGCTAGACCCTTTTCATCTTGTCTTAGAAATGACATTTTAATAAGTCCAGTAAATTGGTCGAGATTTAGGCAGTGTCAGTAATGTTAATGGTCaaagtttatatttttcaactaAAATTATTATGCtagtaattttaaaaatactgtAATAATAGGCCATACATATATAATagataaaacaataaaattcaGTTGGGAAAGGCAATATAAAAAGgaataaactaaaaaaatcGTAGTTTCATAATGGAAGTTTGGCCGGACTTACCTCGCTTTCCCGGAAG is from Drosophila suzukii chromosome 3, CBGP_Dsuzu_IsoJpt1.0, whole genome shotgun sequence and encodes:
- the CycA gene encoding G2/mitotic-specific cyclin-A isoform X1, which translates into the protein MASFQIHQDMSNKENPGIKIPAGVKNAKQPLAVIGKSEKNALAPRANFAVLNGNNNVTRPSGKVQVFRDVRNHNIDVENVEFATKKSNVVPVVEQFKTFSVYEDNCDTQVAPPGKSLASLADKENQYAVKFDAGQKECVEYDLNTTPMSVTDVLSPMSVDRSILGVIQTNDSGVIGTGATPGGQLKELPPRNDRQRFFEVVQYQMDILENFRESEKKHCPKPLYMRRQKDISHNMRSILIDWLVEVSEEYKLDTETLYLSVFYLDRFLSLMAVVRSKLQLVGTAAMYIAAKYEEIYPPEVGEFVFLTDDSYTKAQVLRMEQVILKILSFDLCTPTAYVFINTYAVLCDMPERLKFLTLYISELSLMEGETYLQYLPSVMSSASLALARHILGMEMWTPQLEEITTYKLEDLKTVILQLCHTHKTAKELNTQAMREKYNRDTYKKVAMIDSVELSKEDIDQLCQAYNAKQQNENQQQPENNSKSNVNLFYKF
- the CycA gene encoding G2/mitotic-specific cyclin-A isoform X2, which produces MRRQKDISHNMRSILIDWLVEVSEEYKLDTETLYLSVFYLDRFLSLMAVVRSKLQLVGTAAMYIAAKYEEIYPPEVGEFVFLTDDSYTKAQVLRMEQVILKILSFDLCTPTAYVFINTYAVLCDMPERLKFLTLYISELSLMEGETYLQYLPSVMSSASLALARHILGMEMWTPQLEEITTYKLEDLKTVILQLCHTHKTAKELNTQAMREKYNRDTYKKVAMIDSVELSKEDIDQLCQAYNAKQQNENQQQPENNSKSNVNLFYKF
- the LOC108007507 gene encoding RIB43A-like with coiled-coils protein 2, with amino-acid sequence MTLKIGICTKQDLDEAMKLQKREQYEDERKRRIFNAKQRLYGLDIEMLDRQILEKNKQRTAQLECDKKFEEQEQLQKRLISAQEKELEKQQRVVDSDLNYYRCRYQRKEQRREFDLNDPNFLKKARPTRVADDDITLGVSSAQIFHGEDLYNSDRKLRQREQQRAWLDQQVQERKRAEDARKQADNLLMDNVGCRDKHLQEMAKSDHQMRNQVIQRVRQFNMNMAKQKQLEREREKREKYEDDMAEIYNMLSSDMLTENPDVAQSRTDPNKKIAFMYRGMTPEELRVFRLGQEQQLRLATQRKTEAQMMDKQWEQYAINMDRTLVLHQIEDDRRRKAEFDELMRANSKLAVEQDQQRKEALVALSNAVSDDFYDQFNKNSR